GAAGAACTTGTCTTGCGCGATTCGCTCGACCAGCCCCGACTTGAACACTTCCTCGGCTTTGTTGAGCGGTCCCGCGACTCCTGGCTTCGGCTCGTAGTTCAACGAGACCTCGGTGCGCCCACCGCGGAACAGTGCGTTGACGAGCCGCTTCTCGTGCGCTGCCGTCGCGCGCGAGAGGTCGGCGGCGACGAGCGTGCGGTCGTCGTCATCGTCGCCGACGATCCGGATCGCGCCGCGATACGCCAGATCCAGGATGGTCGCTGCAAGCTGGTCGCTGTCTGGTCCTGGACGCCGCAGATAGCTGGCCTCAGCCGGCGATACGTCGCGTGGCGGCGAGAAGGCCACTGGAGGGTTGATCGTGCCGTCGTCGGGTTTCTGCCCGACTCCGTTTCCGCGGGCCTTCAGTTCCGCGGCGCTCGGCACCACACCGGGTGGTACGCCGACGAACCGCATGTCGCGTGCCCGCCGTTGCGAGCGGACGCCGTACGCCGAGACAAGACCGAGGGCTACGACCCCGAGTCCAATGTTGACCGGCGTAAAGCCGTTACGGTCGGTCCAGCTCGGTGGTGACTCGTACACCGGGTTGGCCGCGACCTCGGCGGGATCAAGACCCGCGACGATGGTCATTTCTGAGCCATAGCTGAGGTTTGACGCTGAGTACGACGCGTCCTCTCCGCTGATCTCGGCGCTCTCGCACGGATCTTCCGAGCCGCGAGGGCCGGCAAAACAGGTGACCTGCTGCACCCCTCCGGGCGCGGTCACCGCCACGGTGACTGCTTCGATGTCGGCATCCCACTGGTTGCCTGTGGCGTTCCAGTACAGCTCGGTGTCGGCGTTCTCCTGCGGGTTCAGCGCACCGCTGATGGTGTACGTGAGCACGTAGGTCTCCGCCTGGTCGACGGTCAGGTCCTGCGACCCGATCTGGTACTTCTCGTAGTAGGTTCTCCCGTCGTCTGCGACCTCGGTCGACTCGCTGACGTCCGTCGGCGCCCCGGTCGGGCTGCTCACCGAGAAGCCACTGATCTCGTAGACCCGGTCGCGGTCGGCATCGGCCTCGCCACGGGTGATCAGGTAGCGATAGATGCCGTGGCGGCCGTATCCGGCGAAGGAGTAGTCGATCGTCTCGGTGACCTTGACGTCACCGTTCGCCTGCACGTCGTACTGGATGTCGTACGACGTGATCCGGTCGCCCGGTTCGGCGTACGACGGGCTGGCGGCCGCAAAAAGCGCCGCATAGATGGCAAGTAGCGACAGGAGTACGACGGCCGCAGTCCGGCGTACCGCTGTCAAGCGCTGTGGGCGCGGGTTGTGCGAGATAGGTGACGACAGACCAGCCAGACGCATCGTCAGCGGTCGCCCGCATTGAGCTGAGCGACGTTCTTCACTGCCAGCCCCATGAAGTATCGATACAGGTCGGCGATGTCGAACTTGCGCGGGAACTCGAAGGTGTAGCTGCTGTAGGTCACCTGCGGAGCCCGCAGGCGTGGCGTCTCGATGTAGACCAGGGTGATCTCCGAGTCATCCATCGGCCCTGCGGACTCTGCGGTGACGTCAACGATGGCGTGCAGCGGAATCGACTTCACCCGCGTCTTCTTTCCCGTCGCACCTTGGTGGTCAAGGCTGATGATCCGGGTATTCGTGATGCAGAAGCCATCTCGAAGCATCTTGTAGGCGCTTTGTACCTGTTCACCCTCAAGGAGCCACGGCCCATACTCGGCAGCGGCCTGCTGCGGGTCGATCTGCTGCATGTTGCCGGCAAGCCCCTGAAGAAAACCCATGGTCAGATCGTAAGCGTGCGACCCATGGATCGTAAATGTCACACGCGTGCACGAACGTCCGCGAGGCATGACGGAAACGGCACCAATCGCCCACCGCATCGCCGGCGAACGCATGGTGCAAGCTACAGCGCGCAGCGGCATCCATTCTGCCGCCGCGGCGGTTAGCACCAGCCGCGCTCGGCACCTTTCGGCCAACGACCGCCGCGAGTAGCGTTTCGCACATGGAGTCGGTGACAGGGATCGGCGGGCTCTTCTTCCGTGCACGCGACACGGCCGGGCTGGCTGCCTGGTACGAGCAGCATCTTGGGGTCCCGCGGGCTCCCGAGACCTATGACGAGAGGTCCTGGGAACAACAGGCCGGACCGACCGTGTTTACGCCGATGGCGACCGACTCACCGCATTTCGCAGCACCCGAACAGCAGTGGTCGATCAACTTCCGGGTGCGCGATCTTGACGCGATGGTCGGCCAGTTGCGCGCTGCGGGGATCGAGGTGGCCGAGCATGATCAGTCCTACCCGAACGGTCGCTTCGCCGAGCTCACCGACCCAGAGGGCAACTTGATTCAGTTGTGGGAGCCTGCCGGGGCCGACGCCGTCGACTGACCGGTGTCGATTTGACGTGCAGCGCGCGGTCTTGCGGGCGCTCGCCTGGGGGTTCGGTATCACCTACGACCCCTCGCTTGGAGGAGAAGGTCATGAGCCGACTGTCGCCGCGGCTGGCGGAGATCGTCAATGCGCTGCCGTTGAAACCTGGAATGCGGGTGCTCGAGATTGGCGGAGCACCTGGTGCTGCCGCGCGCGCCGTTTGTGAAAGCATTGCACCCGGCGGGCACATCCTCGTCATCGACCGCTCCGCGAAGGGCATCGGACAGATCGAACGCAACGCCGCAGCGGAGATCTCAGCAGGACTGCTCAGCGCACGCTGTATCGCTGTCGAGGAATTCACACTCCAGCCCGATGAGGAACGATTCGACATCGCCTTCGGCGTTCGTGTGGGTGCACTTGACGGTCGCCACCCCACCGCTGGAGTCGCCGCGCGCGCACGAATCCACGAAGCGCTTCAGCCCGGCGGACGCCTGTACATCGACGGCGGAACCCCGTTGCGCGTCAGCCCACTCGAATGACACAGGGATTCAGCTTCACCAGCCGCGTTCGGCCAATCGGTGCGGCTGCGCGATCTCCTCGACGTTGATGCCCACCATCGCCTCACCCAGACCGCGCGAGACCTTCGCGACCATGTCGGGGTCGTCGTAGAACGTGGTTGCCTTGACGATCGCCTCGGCACGCTGTTGGGGGTTGCCGGACTTGAAGATGCCCGAGCCGACGAAGACGCCGTCGGCGCCGAGCTGCATCATCATCGCGGCGTCGGCGGGGGTCGCGATGCCTCCGGCGGTGAAGAGTACGACGGGCAGCTTGCCTTCGCGGGCCACCTCGGCGACGAGCTCGTACGGCGCCTGCAGCTCCTTCGCGGCGACGTACAGCTCGTCCTCGCGCATCGTGCGCAGCCGCGCGATCTCAGCGGTGATCTGACGCATGTGGGTCGTAGCGTTGGAGACGTCGCCGGTGCCGGCCTCACCCTTCGAGCGGATCATCGCCGCACCCTCGGTGATCCGGCGCAGCGCCTCGCCGAGATTGGTCGCGCCGCATACGAACGGCACGGTGAAGGCCCACTTGTCGATGTGGTTGGAGTAGTCGGCCGGGGTCAGCACCTCGGACTCGTCGATGTAGTCGACGCCGAGCGCCTGCAGCACCTGCGCCTCCACGAAGTGCCCGATGCGCGCCTTGGCCATGACTGGGATCGAGACGGTCTCGATGATGCCGTCGATCATGTCCGGGTCGCTCATCCGGCTGACCCCGCCCTGCGCGCGGATGTCGGCCGGGACACGCTCGAGGGCCATGACGGCGACCGCGCCGGCGTCCTCGGCGATCTTCGCCTGCTCGGGGGTGACCACGTCCATGATGACGCCGCCCTTGAGCATCTGCGCCATGCCGCGCTTGACTCGGGCGGTGCCGACCTCGCGGTCGGTCTGGTCGGTGGTGATGTCGTTCTCGGCCACAGGTGTTCCTTAGCTGCGATAGTGAGTACGCCGTACTCGCGTCTCGGTGCGGCGTACCGTCGATTCTACGGGTGTACGGCAGCAACGATCCCGGCGCCGTCGTCGATATCGAAGTAGTCCGGCACCGGCCGTGAGCGGCCCAGGCGAAGCACGCGCGGCAG
The nucleotide sequence above comes from Epidermidibacterium keratini. Encoded proteins:
- a CDS encoding VOC family protein; the encoded protein is MESVTGIGGLFFRARDTAGLAAWYEQHLGVPRAPETYDERSWEQQAGPTVFTPMATDSPHFAAPEQQWSINFRVRDLDAMVGQLRAAGIEVAEHDQSYPNGRFAELTDPEGNLIQLWEPAGADAVD
- the pdxS gene encoding pyridoxal 5'-phosphate synthase lyase subunit PdxS encodes the protein MAQMLKGGVIMDVVTPEQAKIAEDAGAVAVMALERVPADIRAQGGVSRMSDPDMIDGIIETVSIPVMAKARIGHFVEAQVLQALGVDYIDESEVLTPADYSNHIDKWAFTVPFVCGATNLGEALRRITEGAAMIRSKGEAGTGDVSNATTHMRQITAEIARLRTMREDELYVAAKELQAPYELVAEVAREGKLPVVLFTAGGIATPADAAMMMQLGADGVFVGSGIFKSGNPQQRAEAIVKATTFYDDPDMVAKVSRGLGEAMVGINVEEIAQPHRLAERGW
- a CDS encoding DUF2207 domain-containing protein, yielding MRLAGLSSPISHNPRPQRLTAVRRTAAVVLLSLLAIYAALFAAASPSYAEPGDRITSYDIQYDVQANGDVKVTETIDYSFAGYGRHGIYRYLITRGEADADRDRVYEISGFSVSSPTGAPTDVSESTEVADDGRTYYEKYQIGSQDLTVDQAETYVLTYTISGALNPQENADTELYWNATGNQWDADIEAVTVAVTAPGGVQQVTCFAGPRGSEDPCESAEISGEDASYSASNLSYGSEMTIVAGLDPAEVAANPVYESPPSWTDRNGFTPVNIGLGVVALGLVSAYGVRSQRRARDMRFVGVPPGVVPSAAELKARGNGVGQKPDDGTINPPVAFSPPRDVSPAEASYLRRPGPDSDQLAATILDLAYRGAIRIVGDDDDDRTLVAADLSRATAAHEKRLVNALFRGGRTEVSLNYEPKPGVAGPLNKAEEVFKSGLVERIAQDKFFNGPVVGGGRKALAAFGWLLIGAGAIGAFFGLMTTSEPGGATAFTWWGLVALIAGIILLVLSRTGEGQGRTAVGRAVMDQIEGFELYLRTAEADQLKFEEGEDIYSRYLPWAVVFDITHRWSRVCSQLIAEGRIPAQPAWYSGPWDPMHTYVWVAAFNSNVSSSTASAPPMPSSSVGGSGTGFGGSSGFSGGFSGGGGGGGGGGSW
- a CDS encoding PH domain-containing protein; translation: MGFLQGLAGNMQQIDPQQAAAEYGPWLLEGEQVQSAYKMLRDGFCITNTRIISLDHQGATGKKTRVKSIPLHAIVDVTAESAGPMDDSEITLVYIETPRLRAPQVTYSSYTFEFPRKFDIADLYRYFMGLAVKNVAQLNAGDR
- a CDS encoding methyltransferase domain-containing protein yields the protein MEEKVMSRLSPRLAEIVNALPLKPGMRVLEIGGAPGAAARAVCESIAPGGHILVIDRSAKGIGQIERNAAAEISAGLLSARCIAVEEFTLQPDEERFDIAFGVRVGALDGRHPTAGVAARARIHEALQPGGRLYIDGGTPLRVSPLE